In the genome of Lathyrus oleraceus cultivar Zhongwan6 chromosome 4, CAAS_Psat_ZW6_1.0, whole genome shotgun sequence, the window GATCGACAATGGTtagatgacgtcaacccagaagcagaagcagaagtggacgtcattgatgaagaagaagaagagaccgagatacaggttgatcacatgctgaacaacgacgatgaagatgatgatcaaccaccaccaatacctcctagtcatgtctacaatccgcctcaacatatgacaaatatggatcttcacgacgatgaaacatccaacagtgttttctataatccgtatccgagatcagaaggcgaattaaaggtgggagacatgttttgtaccaaagaagaatgtgttctggcaATCACAAAATTtcacatgaacaactctgctgactttatagtgaaacgcactgattctagaaggtatgttatcgaatgtcgtaacatgctttgtaagtttcgtttgaCTGCGTCTTATaagaagaaaaacgactcttgggagatcgcttcaatagacccactacacagttgcattgcaactaacgttgaacaagatcaccgtaaactaagcgtaactttgatatgtcaagacattctgccattggttaataaagacccatcagtaaaggtgagtataattatatcccatatcagaataacatataattatactccatcttacaagaaagcctggattgcgaggacaaaggctgttgaacaagttttcggcaactgggaggattcatacaaggaattgccacggtttttatgggcactaaaaacatatgtcccaggaactgtggcaattatggagacattgccagcgatgatgccagacggaacctgtgctacaggtaatagaatatttcaccgtctcttttgggcatttgaccaatgcatcaaaggtttcgcattctgcaaacctattattcaaattgatggcacttggttatacagaaaatacaagggtacttttCTCATGgaggttgcacaagacggcaacaacaatctctttcccattgcctttgctcttgttgaaggtgaaacggctggtggatggggtttctttcttcgacatctcagaacgcatgtggctccacaagccaaaCTCTGTTTGATTTATGATAaacatgctgccattgagagtgcctacaacaaccatgacaacggatggcatgatcctccttctacccatgtctactgtatcagacacattgcacaaaacttcatgcgtgctataaaagataagaatcttcgcaagaaggtggtgaatgttgggtatgctttaactcagccgtcatttcaatattatcgtgatgaaattagactgtctaatgaagacgcatggagatggctaaataacataccagtagagcagtggacaagggcatttgacagaggttgtcgatggggccatatgacaacaaacattgtggaatacatgaacggggtattcaaaggaattcgaaatctgccgataaccgccttggtaagacCAACCTATTACAGGTTGacttctatgttcgcaaccagaggtgaaagatggagtgcggtgttaatgtccgggaaagtattcagtgagtgttgcatgaaggtcatgaaagaggagggcatcaaagctagcacacacgctgtaacagtctttgaccgtcatagacaaaatttcagcgtccaggaaacaatggaccacaacgaggggcgaccaaatttagcctacgctgttagactaaacagaagttggtgcgattgtggaaaattccaggccttccgcataccttgctcccatgtcatagcagcatgcgcttatactcgtcaagacgtttacaaccatttatctgatgtgtacaaggccaacaccatcatgaatgtatatactcaaagcttctcagtactaccaatggaggattactggcctccatatgaaggtgatattgtttggcacaatgacgagatgcgtaaaaagaagaaaggaaggccaaacagcatacgtatcagaacagagatggattccacagataaaatgacaagattatgtagtatctgtcgtcaaccaggacacaacaagaacaactgtcccaatcgagaagcatcatctaggtcttaagcgttttgtaacattgtatttctgtaaccttaaatcattatatatcattaagttattgttacaacgaggttcacaacaaacatcagtacaaaacatctgaaaacatatatatttctaactgattacaacagtcaaattgatgtcgtctcgaccgaacatcatttccctagcatccttatcagtcttcattcgcacccaaccaaagatactgtcaagtctctcaatacttctgattttttccctttctggtatttttccatctaaccaacgaaccagctccctcttcagttgatcgaacgtggtgatgttccaaaacagcatcagcatttgaggtttgtctctcgtataaatcacctttccgtatcggcgacgaataccaaacatgatagccaaatgattatatgagatgtggaacaattagtcacacaacgcatctatttataagacaaaaaatgcattttaggaggagtctccaattgaattggcgactcctcttaaaacctacacaggggcgccaattggatgccctagccaatccaattggcgcctccattcaagttttaagaggagtcgacaattcaattggagactcctcctaaaagtggggtattttgggaatttctttagaaaagtgggttatttttgtaatGGAGGCTTAAAATATTTGATGGTAACTATTATATGATTTTTGTTAACATTATGATTTTTATAAAACACATTTCTTTATTTTGTTAATATGTGATTTAATATTTTATTGTAATTCAAATTATTAGGTCAATTGTTAATACCTTCGATGAAATTAAATTGCTTATCAATTCTAACTTTGAAGAATGTTCTGACTACAAGAAAAAGTATGTACTTCTTTATCTTGTGTTGGAGACAAACTTATAAACTTTAGATAAATTGTTATTTGATTATTACTTTgttatataatatataaattttAGGTTTGAAACTGAAAATATATCTTTGATTCAAGAGATTAATCAGATTGTCGGAAAATCTTTAATATTTTTATATGACGATCTGCTCCAAACTAAAAATATGAATATTTCTGATATCATTCCAGCTAAATCAGTCTTGTTTTAATTTTATAAAAGTGAATTATTTCTTTTtacattaattatttattatattttcataataacttattattataatttaatattttaaaattatgcAGAAATGTGTATGTATTGTCTTGGCTAAAATTATCAGCATTGACTTAAAAAAATTGATACTATGATTCATGTGATATATGTTTGAAAAAGATTGAACTTGTCTACATTAAATATTTTTGTGAAGAATCTGATGCAATGGTCAATGCTACTATTAgatattttttgtttttatattATTAACATTTACTctatttttaatattaatttattaaGTATTCATAATAATCATTATTATTAGTAGTAGTAGGTTTAAGATGCATATTTATGTTTGGAAGAGGGTGTATCAACTACCTTTGTTTTATTTGACAAAGTTCTTTCACACTATTTAGGGAAAAGTGCAAAAGAACTATTGAATTCAATCACAAAGGTAATTTTTAATTGTTtatatatttaaatattttagATTCTAGAAatcaataatttttttaattgattacTTATATATTTCAATAATAAGAGAATACCATAGGATTATCCATTGACACAATATGAAATAAGGAAATGCTTTTTAAAGTGGAAATCAACAACAAAAATGCCGAGCATATGTTTTATACATATGCAGTCAAAAAATGTTTGATTATACTGAAATCATCATTAAATTTAAAAAGAAATATCATAATAATGATAAAGTTATTTCTGAAACCGATGAGGAAGATCTTGAAGTCAATATTAAAGTAAATTctaataaaatattaaataaatattttatttattaattacAAATATAGCTAGTTAATATTTTTATATATCttattaaatattttttctttGCAGATTAAAATTAATGAGAATAATACTTTTGTTGACAAGTCTTTAAAAAAGAGAAGTGTCGATCATGTGTGATATACATTTAGATTAATTGTGCAACTGAATTATCAAGTTTGGAAATACAAAAAGTTGTCATAATTAAACATGAAGACGAGTATTTCTAGGATAGAGTAATTAGTTTCATTcaattcattttttttaaattttagtttttttaataTTTAGTATTTTTAGTAATTTGTTATCAATTTTTTAGGTTAGATTAATTAGGTTTTTTAAGTTCATTGTTTAAAAATTTTGTTGTTTAACACTTATTTGTTTCagtaattttttttaatttttttttgaattatttcAATTATATCATTCATTTTTGTCTATTGTgatttatttaataaataattctTTACTTGAAAGTTTCACATTTTTGAAAATAATCATATATACTAATTTGTATTTTAAATATATAACTATTTTGATAAAAtaatcataactaaatgaaatAAATTTCTCTCACATTTTtcaattattttcaaaactagatTGTTTTGGGTTTTATATTGATTCTTTTCACTCATATTTAGGTAATAAATTAATTTATATCATCTACAAATCACTTCTTTATTAATTAGTTATATTAtacatttattattatttatttatttccaTTATATTCTTCTAAGTCTTACAATTAagtaataaaatatatttttataaatatttaattttaaatataaagaatttaataattattttttattattttttcaaatttcttataatatattaaaaaatacTTAAATAAATTGAATTAGTCAAACCTTGAAAAATAACCTAGCGAgtttttaataaaatattatcaatttttaataaaatatataaatttatcaaaAAATAGAATTAGTTTTTTTTTGGGAAAAAGGAACCAGTCAAACGTCAAAAACATTTTTTTGATAAAAATATTATCAATTTTGTAGTACAATTTTATCaattttacttttttttaatttctaactAAAAAACGAGCCCCTTCTAAATTATTTTTATATTCCTAATATTATGACTTTAAATagcaaaaataaaacaaacttcAATTTCAAAATTTGATCTATTAATGTTCCATCATGAAatttttctcatttatttttaTGCTAATTATATATTTTATACTATCAAACTTTTAAAAATAAAGTTAGCCATTTTTTAgtaaaatattataaaaaatataacTGAAAAAAAATTTGTTAAGATAGAATTCACGTGTGATTTTGTTTTTGTAATTTCTAACCGAAAAACACCTTCCAAAATAGTTTGTTGACTATTTCTCATAACATATATCATCAATTCTTTAATAAAATATTAccattttttttataaaatttaaatttGGGTGTGGTTTTGTTTTTATAAAATATTACCTTCCAAAGTATTTGCGCTATTTCTCATATTATATCCTCCCGCACATTTTTTAAAGCTGGTTATTATATTCCTAACATTATGACTAAATAAGCAAAATTTTAACAAACTTCAATTTAAAATTTTGGTCTATTAATATTtgataataatatttttttttatatattatattatttcTATTAACTAAGGTAAGAAtcaacaatcgcgagagcgtgaggctcgagctggatagtaaaaattaggcattgattttaaaaacaacgagagcactttaaaagcaattagaacttatttattttcaaaaagtatttttaacttcaaatgggacagcgagagctGACTTAAAGCCATAGGCCGAATCGGCAATCACGAAAGTGTaagataaagtcttttaaataagtattttctaccGAAAGATATTTGATATTTGAACTATACACCGATGAATTATGGAATCCCTGAAGATTAATGCGTTGCATATTGATTCCTCCTATTAATACTTTCTTAAAACTCAATTTCTCTTAGATTTAATTCTCTGCATCCGAACTTCTATAAATCATCCCCTTGGCTAAACGTAGCGACGTTAGTAGCActagtttgaccatcggtccctgtgggttcgatatcttttaaaactaaaataacTGGACTGTGCAtttgcagtcaagtacccgatagatTATATTCTATATATAGTCACGACAACTAGGCATGACAACATAACCCATACCCGCGGGTACCAACCTGAACCCGCCCTGAAGTTGACGGAGAAAGCCCGCTTTGACTGGGTTTAGGTTCGGGTTTGGATTTTCCCCGATTTTAAAATATGGGGATGGGTCGGGTAATGGAGACACTAGTAGCCACCCCGAACCCGTccccgaacccgccccgtttatttcattatgtacattattatttatttttgaatatttagagtattaaatatgtggtcaatgttttgatattttaatttgaatttattatttaaaatatttgaaatgtatgtatgaaatttttttagattgttttattttattatttataatgtaattttattttggaaaaataaatatttctatttaaaaaattgatttcactaaatgaatggtggcggggcggggatacccgaacccgtTTAGGACGGGTTTGAGTTTTGATTCTCCATCACCGTTTGGATTTGGGACGGGGAATGGGGATTGTTTGGGGGTTTGGATTTGGGTTTGGGGAaggtaaaaaccgtccccgacCCGCCCCGTTGTCATGCCTAACGACAACATCAACTACAAAATCACAAATAAAATTGCGATTTTTAACATTTAAAATATCTTTCAATAGTCATATGCTAGAAGTCTAAACAACCTCTGACATGTAGTTTCAGCCGAAAATATTCTAATGATTATTGTCACAATAATGCAATTCCTTGAGAGTGTTTGGAATGAGGAATGTGTTGAGAACATAGTTACATAGAGTAGATCTTAATAGGTGTGATATTAAAAAAGAAAAATTGGAAGCACTATTCTAATTATTTATTCAACTCAAGTTATAACTTATAGCAGCTAGTCAAAACTCAAAGTCGAATATTATAATTGAAACATATGGAAATTATATACTCCTTCCTTCCGTTCTATATTATaaacaaaatttattttttaaatttatatatatatatggacTATGTTTCAATAGATTTGACAGAGATTTTAGAGTTGATAGAGATACTAGAGTGTGCTAGTAATGTACATCCACTTAGGCATGAATTCCTTGTAAGCAATTTTGTACTTACTCAGCATTTGACACTCGAAAACTGAAGAGCATTGGAGTTCCACTCAACACTCAACAATCCATAATATTAATATCAGTTATATTAGCATGAATTGTAACATCTTTCTcaatatgataaaaataaaagaagaaGCTAAAATGGCAGTCGGTGTGCAGCTCAACTGTGCACACACATACTTATTGGAAAAGAAATTTTGTAAGTACAATCTCGGTGAAACAATGATGATTTTCAAGATTTTAACTTTCTTGTATCAGACTTTTGGTACACCGAATATAACTTAATAAACAGACAACTTTATGATGCAGTGGGAAAATGTAAATCAGACATGACATGAAGCTCAACATTTCAATGTATTCTTATTAAAAAATATTCATTTGGGTGGATACAGTTTGCTATAACTGGGTGAATATCTTTGAATAAATCATAACTTTTTAAACCTATCAttagcatatatatatatatatatatatatatatatatatatatatatatatatatatatattatatatatatatatatatatatatatatatatatagatggATTATACTAACTATAAACCTTCAAAACAAATAAGAAACTCCTTGATGACAATTAAGAAATATATCTGCAATTGAAACTCTTACTACTTGGACGAAAACAAATATTAATTACTCTTCCCCTTCAAACGGAAGAAGGTTTTCTCTAAGATTTAGTATCTTACAAAATCTTTTTGTTTTAAAACCAAGTTCCTCAGCCGTTTGGGTATTTAAGTTGACCGAAACCAGTCCACCATCTTCTTTAACGAAGATCATATCACCCTTCTTTCCCTCTCCAATAGGATACCTAAGGCAAGGGATGGGCCCTATAATAAACATTTTAGTCCATGATTCCTTTATACTAATTTCTCCCAAAACTGAAATGTGAAAAGTAGCCGTCTCTTCGAAATTTAAGATCAAAGCAATAGAGCCCTTCAATAACACAAAGTGTTTCCTTACTAATGGCACAAAGTTGTCATCAATGTCTGAGGGTACCGATGTCGTAATGAAAACTTCATTGCTCCAGTCAAATGACAACAAATATCTTTCGTAAGGTGTTTCACCTAGGCACATCCAATGAGAGAGTCCATCCATGTACAATTGCTGTTTGTCCATAAAAGCGTGATGCATATTAAGATCGAGTAATCTCCAAGAGTTAGTTCTTAGACTATATATCTCCCAAATATTTTTTCTACTAAATATCTGTCCATGACATATCACTTTATAGTCGTCTGTATGACGGTCATAACCAAACCCAACATGAATATGAGCAAAATGATCATCATTAACAAACCTAGGTCGAACGACCTTAAAGTCATTAATAGATGGATTCCACAATACAAGGGTTTTCTGTAGGAATGGTGGGAGTAGACAAAGGGTCCCATTAACACTACCTGAACCTAAAATGTTAAAATTAGGAACATAATTATACTCATTTTGTTTAAAAAGAGTATATACAGATATTGGTTGATCATATTTCACCCTTGGCCACTCTAATTTAATCTTATTCTCATACCTATCCCCACAAACAGAATACAATTCAAATATTTCATCTTCATAGGGAACTTCCTGAGGAGTAAACACCCCATGTAGAAGAAGAGATGTATGATCATAATAAGGATGTTCCTTTGTTAAGAAAACATTGCGGTACAAAGTCATGAAATTAGGATTATCAAACAAGAGGGACCATGATTTGCAAACACATTCAAATCTCCTCAAAGATTTAATACACAATTTTAATAGAATGGAAATCGCAACATCTTCATGTATGTGTAGTTCTTTTCTTAACTTTACCTTTTCATTCGTCCCTGCAACCACAGTCACGTGCTTGTGCTTGTTCATGTTCCAATCCATTGATATTcgaaaccctaatctcaagaatGAACTAACAGTATTATAGTTGCTAGGGTGAGATTTAAATAAGATGCAGAAATTGAATTTATAGGGAAAAAAGAACCATAGTGGTTTATAGAAATAATTTAAAACTCAATCAATTAATTTTGtaaacattttcatcaaaataaaaaaacaatCAATTTAGTCTTTAATCTATTACTATTTCATCAATTTATCTTTTTAAATACTTACAATATATTATCCCACTAAATCTATAATTTactatatttatttatttaataatgattatatttatttatttaataatgACTATCCCTCCAATTTATcttttaattaataaaatattatattaCCCAAAATTTCCAcaaatttatttattattaattaataGTTAAGTTTCGCTCAACTATCCCTCTAATTTAATattgttttcttttaattaataaaatattatgtTATCCAAAATTTCCTTCAATTTATTTATTAATTGATAGTTAAATTTCGTTCaactaattattttaataattaattaataattaaattattataatATGTAAGCCCATTAAATCAATTTAAGTTGTGGACATGACACCCACTATATCAATTAACCCAACCTTTCCATTGCATTTTGTTTAGGAAATTATCTATAtgtctttttatttttgttttaaattaattaaatataattaattaaattaatttaagTTCTGGACAGGACACCCCACTAAATCAATTAACCCAACCTTTCCTAGATTTGACCAGGCTTTTTAGGTTGCagttttttgttttatttttgttttaaataaaattaattaaatagAATTAATTAACATGGATTTGACCAGACTTAAATGGTTCTTTTATGttgtattttttaaaaattagTCAATTTGAAATGCTTTAATCAAAAGATCAATTGCCTAACTAACATTTAAAATCCTCATAAGACTTTCTCAACAAAAAAGTCAACATTTCATGGTTAATTTTGTTTACTAAAAGTCAATCTTGTGTGAATGGTTTCCAAAACTCTTGTTTATGATGTGTACCAATACCATCAATATGTTTTTACTATAATTATGGATTCCAACACTTAGGTCAAGAAGACCTTTTTTTTTTActttatatatataatattaatttttattttattttttattttattttatctattctaatttaattattataaatatttttttagaTGTGATTAGACATGTGGTTGAAAAGACGGATATTAAAGACGttgaattaaaagaaaaaagaatCAAACTCATGGATTTAACTCTTCAAGATCTTGAGTAAgtataattaatattatttaattaatttttttattaacGCTATTTAGggaaaaatacaaaaaaaaactatTGAATTCAATGACTTAGAtaattttttaattgtttatatatttaaatattttagATCCTACTTTAGAAATCAATAATTTTTTTAGTTGATTATTTATATATTTCAATAATAGGAGAATAGTATAGAGGATTATCCATCCGGAATTGACACAATACGAAATAAGAAGATGCTTTTTAAAATGGAAATCAACAACAAAAATATCGAACATATATTTTATACACATGCAATCAAAAAGATATTTGATGATATTAAAATCATCGGTgagtttaaaaaaaaaatcataataatGGTAAAGTTATTTTTGAAATCAATGAGAAAGACGTTAATGTTAATATTGAGGTAAATTCTAgtaaaatattaaataaatattttatttattaattacAAATATACctaatattaatattttttatatgtcttattaaattttttttagaTTAAAATTAATGATGATAATACTTTTGTTGACAAGTCTTTAAAAAAGAGACGTGCAGACTCTCATGTGACATACATTAAGACTAATTGTGTAACTGAATTGTCAAGCTTTCTGAAATATAAAAagtaggggtggcaaacgggcatgcccgccccgtttaggcTCGTCCCGCAAAAAACGGAACGTGGTAGGacggtcatagttgaggatgtgaGCCTAAAATTTAGATCCGTCCCGTAAAAAAGTGAGGGTgggcggggaaagcccgcggACACTGCACtatttaagcctaaaaatgcaaaaatttatgtaaatatACGTGCCCGCAAAAACCCGCGAAAAAAACGGAACGCggcggggcggacacatttgagggtgagggcctaaatccttgaCCCGCCCCGCACAAAAGCGAGGGCAAAATGGACATGCCCagcgggccgagcccgttttgccacccctaataAAAAGTTGTCGCAGTTAAACAATTTTTTAGGTTGGATTAATTAGGTTCATTAAGTTCATTTGTTTGAAAATTCAGTTGTGTtaacatttatttattttagtaatttttttttgaattatttcAATTATATCATTCCTTTTTTTCTATGGTTATTTATGTAATAAATAATTCTTTACTTTAAAGTTTCACATTTGTgaaaataattatatatatatatatatatatatatatatatatatttatactaatttgtattttaaatatataaatatttttataaaagaATTATAACTGAATGAAATAAACTTCTCAATCATTTGTCAATTATTTTCAAAACTCGATAGTTTTGGATTTTATATTATTCTTTTCACTCACATTTAGGTAATAAATTAATTTATATCATCTACAAATCACATATTTATTAATTAGTTATATTAtacatttattattatttatttatttccaTTATATCCTTCTAAGTCTTACAATTAAgtaataaaatattttttataagtatttaattttaaatataaagAATTAATaactatttttattatttattcaactttcttataatatattaaaaaatagTTACATAAATTGAATTAGTCAAACCTTTAAAAATAACCCTAGCgaatttttaataaaatattatcaatttataataaaatatataaatttgTCAAAAAATAGAATTAGTTTTTTTAGGAAAAAAGGAATCAGTCAAACCTCAAAAACTTTTTTTTGATAAAAATATTATCAATTTTGTCATACAATTATATAAATTTTACTTCTTTTTTTATTTCTAACCAAAAAAACGAGCCCCCTccaaattatttttaaaatatgaTTTATATTCCTAATATTATGACTTTAAATagcaaaaataaaacaaacttcAATTTCAAAATTTAATCTATTAATGTTTCATTATGAAatttttctcatttatttttatgctaattatatattttatactatcaaactttcaaaaataaagTTAGCcaatttttaataaaatataaaagTGTCAAAAAAAATTATTAAGCTAGAATCCACGTGTGAttttgtttttataatttctaACCGAAAAACACCCCTTCCAAAATAGTTTATTTCTCATAACATATATCATCAATTTTTCAATAAAATattactattttttttataaaatataaattTGGCGTGTGGTTTTGTTTTTGTAATTTCTAACCGAAAAACACCCACCTTCCAAAGTATTTGGGCTATTTTTCATATTATAACCTTCCAATTCAAAATTAGGCAAGTTTTTTTAAGTTAATTATTATATTTCTAATATTATGACACAAAATAAGCAAAATTTTAACCAACTTGAATTTAAAAGTTTGGTCTATTAATactttttttgaaaaaaaaaatcagTCAAAcctcaaaaaaaaaaaatgataaaaatattATCAATTTTGTAGTATAGttttatcaattttgctttttttttttttaatttctaactAAAAAACGAGCACCtttcaaattatttttaaaatatcATTTATATTTCTAATATTATGACTTTAAATagcaaaaataaaacaaacttcAATTTCAGAATTTGATTTATTAATTCTATCCTGAAatttttctcatttatttttaTGCTAATTATATATTTTATACTATCAAACTTTCAAGAATAAAGTTAAccattttttaataaaatattataaaaaataaaactGAAAAAAAATTGTTAAACTAGAATTCCCATGTGGttttgtttttataatttctaAGTCAAAAACACCTGCATTCCAAAATACTTTGGGCTATTTCTCATATTATAATCTCCCAATTCAAAATTAGGCACATTTTTTTAAGTTGGTTATTATATTTCTAACATTATGActcaaaataaacaaaattttaaCAAACTTTAATTTAAAAAATTGATCTATTAATATTTGATAATAATATAATTTTGTTTACATATTATATTGTTTTTATTAACATGAAAAATTTTCTTCTACTTTTCTTGC includes:
- the LOC127136318 gene encoding F-box/kelch-repeat protein At3g06240-like; amino-acid sequence: MDWNMNKHKHVTVVAGTNEKVKLRKELHIHEDVAISILLKLCIKSLRRFECVCKSWSLLFDNPNFMTLYRNVFLTKEHPYYDHTSLLLHGVFTPQEVPYEDEIFELYSVCGDRYENKIKLEWPRVKYDQPISVYTLFKQNEYNYVPNFNILGSGSVNGTLCLLPPFLQKTLVLWNPSINDFKVVRPRFVNDDHFAHIHVGFGYDRHTDDYKVICHGQIFSRKNIWEIYSLRTNSWRLLDLNMHHAFMDKQQLYMDGLSHWMCLGETPYERYLLSFDWSNEVFITTSVPSDIDDNFVPLVRKHFVLLKGSIALILNFEETATFHISVLGEISIKESWTKMFIIGPIPCLRYPIGEGKKGDMIFVKEDGGLVSVNLNTQTAEELGFKTKRFCKILNLRENLLPFEGEE